The following are encoded together in the Candidatus Omnitrophota bacterium genome:
- the groL gene encoding chaperonin GroEL (60 kDa chaperone family; promotes refolding of misfolded polypeptides especially under stressful conditions; forms two stacked rings of heptamers to form a barrel-shaped 14mer; ends can be capped by GroES; misfolded proteins enter the barrel where they are refolded when GroES binds), with amino-acid sequence MAKQLAFGEEARHAIMRGVEKLASTVKVTLGPKGRNVVLDKKFGSPTITKDGVTVAKEIDLEDPYENMGAQMVKEVAEKTSDIAGDGTTTATILAESIYKEGLRNVTAGANPMALKRGIEKAVEKVVAGLKGLSTELSEKKEVAQVGFIASNCDKLIGDLIADAMDKVGTDGVITVEEAKSLATTMDLVEGMQFDQGYLSPYFVTDSERMECVLDNPLILIYEKKISSLKDILPLLEQVAKGGKPLIIIAEDIEGEALATLVVNKIRGTLVTAAVKAPGYGDRRKEMLEDIAILTGGKAITEDLGIKLENIGLDDLGRAKRIKIDKENTTIVEGAGKTADLNARISQIKKQVELSDSDYDREKLQERLAKLAGGVAVINVGAATETEMKEKKARVEDALHATRAAKEEGIVPGGGVALLRTIDSLNELKLKGDEQIGVGIVKRALEEPARQLAKNAGLEGSVVVQKIKELKGNVGYDVNDDKYTDMIKAGIIDPTKVTRSALQNAASIAALMLTTEALVVDKPETDKAGPAMPPGGMGGMGGMGGGMY; translated from the coding sequence ATGGCAAAGCAGTTAGCATTTGGCGAGGAAGCAAGGCATGCTATTATGCGCGGCGTGGAGAAGCTTGCTTCGACCGTCAAGGTAACTTTGGGTCCTAAGGGAAGGAATGTAGTTCTAGATAAGAAATTCGGCTCTCCCACAATTACCAAAGACGGCGTAACAGTAGCAAAAGAGATAGATCTGGAAGATCCATATGAAAATATGGGTGCTCAGATGGTTAAAGAGGTTGCTGAAAAAACCTCTGATATTGCTGGTGATGGTACTACCACAGCAACAATTTTAGCAGAATCAATTTACAAGGAAGGCTTAAGGAACGTTACTGCTGGCGCAAATCCAATGGCCTTAAAGCGCGGAATCGAAAAGGCAGTAGAAAAGGTTGTTGCTGGATTAAAGGGTTTATCTACAGAATTAAGCGAGAAGAAAGAGGTGGCTCAGGTTGGATTTATTGCATCAAACTGTGATAAGCTTATCGGTGATTTAATTGCTGATGCAATGGATAAGGTAGGCACAGACGGCGTAATTACAGTTGAGGAGGCAAAATCCTTGGCTACAACAATGGATTTAGTTGAAGGTATGCAGTTTGATCAGGGTTATCTTTCTCCTTATTTTGTTACTGATTCCGAACGCATGGAGTGTGTACTTGATAATCCGCTTATTTTAATTTACGAAAAGAAGATTTCAAGCCTTAAAGATATACTACCGCTATTAGAACAGGTGGCAAAGGGCGGCAAACCTCTGATTATTATTGCTGAGGATATTGAGGGTGAGGCATTGGCTACTTTGGTAGTCAATAAGATCAGAGGAACATTAGTCACTGCTGCAGTTAAGGCTCCTGGTTATGGTGATAGACGTAAGGAAATGCTGGAAGATATCGCCATACTTACTGGCGGAAAAGCAATAACTGAAGATTTAGGAATAAAGTTAGAGAATATCGGTTTAGATGATCTAGGCCGCGCCAAGAGAATAAAGATTGATAAAGAGAATACTACGATAGTTGAAGGCGCAGGAAAGACAGCTGACCTTAATGCTAGAATCTCTCAAATAAAGAAGCAGGTGGAATTAAGCGACTCAGATTATGACCGCGAGAAATTACAGGAGCGTTTAGCAAAATTAGCTGGTGGCGTTGCTGTAATTAACGTGGGAGCAGCTACTGAAACTGAAATGAAGGAAAAGAAGGCACGCGTAGAAGATGCCTTGCATGCAACTCGCGCAGCAAAAGAAGAAGGAATAGTCCCGGGTGGCGGAGTGGCTTTACTACGTACCATAGATTCCTTGAATGAATTAAAGCTGAAAGGCGATGAGCAGATTGGTGTAGGTATTGTAAAACGTGCGCTGGAAGAACCTGCAAGACAACTTGCGAAGAATGCCGGTTTAGAAGGTTCTGTTGTGGTTCAAAAGATCAAAGAATTAAAGGGGAATGTAGGCTACGACGTCAATGACGATAAATACACTGACATGATAAAGGCGGGAATAATTGATCCTACCAAGGTTACTCGTTCTGCGCTACAGAATGCTGCAAGTATTGCAGCACTAATGCTTACAACCGAGGCCTTAGTTGTAGATAAACCTGAGACGGATAAGGCTGGCCCGGCAATGCCTCCAGGTGGTATGGGTGGTATGGGCGGCATGGGTGGAGGAATGTATTAA